Proteins from one Candidatus Cloacimonadota bacterium genomic window:
- a CDS encoding response regulator produces the protein MAGILIVEDEKIIAQDLKMTLNNFGYDVPAIASSGEDAIIKTAEIIPDLILMDIMLAGELNGIETAKQILGKHSIPLIYISAYADENTILAAKETKPFGYLVKPFEEQELHSIIRIALGKEEVN, from the coding sequence ATGGCAGGAATTTTAATAGTCGAAGATGAAAAAATTATAGCACAAGACCTGAAGATGACTCTAAATAATTTCGGGTATGATGTTCCTGCAATTGCATCATCAGGAGAAGATGCAATTATAAAAACCGCAGAAATTATTCCTGATCTGATCCTAATGGATATTATGCTGGCTGGCGAACTGAACGGGATTGAAACAGCAAAACAGATATTAGGTAAACACAGCATACCTTTGATCTATATTTCAGCGTATGCTGATGAAAATACGATTTTAGCAGCTAAAGAAACCAAACCTTTTGGTTACCTGGTCAAACCGTTTGAAGAACAGGAATTGCATTCCATTATCAGGATTGCCTTAGGTAAAGAAGAGGTAAATTAA